One Peromyscus leucopus breed LL Stock chromosome 6, UCI_PerLeu_2.1, whole genome shotgun sequence genomic region harbors:
- the LOC114710393 gene encoding vomeronasal type-2 receptor 1 → MASRKICLALGFLAFLWAELDAQNQGEELQCRLMGKFNLTGYVDAKNHSLIIAGLFPIHSRTIPVDESILEPVSPICEGFNFRGFRWMKTMIHTIKEINERKDILPNHTLGYQIFDSCYTITKAMESALVFLTGQEEFKPNFRNSTGSILAALVGSGGSSLSVAASRILGLYYLPQVGYTSSCSILSDKFQFPSYLRVIPSDKIQSEAMVNLIKHFGWVWVGAIAADDDYGKYGVKTFKEEMETANLCVAFSETIPKVYSNEKMQKAVDAVKSSTARVVVLYTSDIDLSPFVLEMIHHNITDRTWIASEAWITSALIAKPEYFPYFGGSIGFAVPRAVIPGLKEFLYDIHPSKDPNDILTIEFWQTAFNCTWPNSSVPYNVDHRVNMTGKEDRLYDMSDQLCTGEERLEDLKNTYLDISQLRTTNNVKQAVYAIAYALDRLSRCQEGRGPYSPNNTCAYIPTFELWQLMYYMKEISFEMHDGKRMVLDENGDVLNGHYDILNWQLDDNGEISFVPVGKFNFKSTTKFELIIPNNSSIFWNTESSKLPHSVCTDVCPPGTRKGVRQGQPICCFDCIPCADGYVSEKPGQRECDPCGEDDWSNAQKNKCVPKEVEFLAYEEALGFTLVILSIFGALVVLAIIVVYVIHRHTPLVKANDRELSFLIQMSLVITLLSSMLFIGKPLNWSCMARQTTLALGFCLCLSSILGKTISLFFAYRISVSKTRLTSMHPIIRKLIVLTCVLGEIGVCSAYLVLEPPRVYKNIEPQNVKIIFECNEGSIEFLCSIFGFDVLLALLCFLTTFVARQLPDNYYEGKCITFGMLVFFIVWISFVPAYLSTKGKFKVAVEIFAILASSYGLLGCIFLPKCFIILLRPKRNTEETVGGRIPTVDRSIQLTSASVSSELNNTAVSTVLDD, encoded by the exons ATGGCCAGCAGAAAGATATGCTTGGCTCTAGGATTTCTTGCATTTTTATGGGCTGAATTGGATGCTCAAAACCAAGGGGAGGAACTACAATGCAGGTTGATGGGCAAGTTTAATTTGACTGGATATGTAGATGCCAAAAACCATTCACTTATTATTGCAGGATTGTTTCCTATTCACTCCAGGACCATCCCAGTAGATGAATCTATTCTGGAGCCAGTATCACCTATATGTGAAGG ATTTAACTTCCGGGGTTTCCGCTGGATGAAAACCATGATCCACACCATCAAGGAGATTAACGAGAGGAAAGATATTTTGCCCAACCACACTCTGGGCTATCAGATCTTTGATTCCTGCTATACCATCACCAAAGCAATGGAGTCGGCTTTGGTGTTTCTGACGGGGCAGGAGGAATTCAAGCCCAATTTTAGAAACAGCACTGGATCAATTCTGGCAGCACTGGTTGGATCAGGGGGATCGTCCTTGTCAGTTGCAGCTTCAAGAATTCTGGGGTTGTATTACTTGCCTCAG GTGGGCTATACTTCTTCCTGCTCAATTCTTAGTGACAAATTCCAGTTTCCATCTTATCTTCGTGTAATACCCAGTGATAAGATCCAGTCTGAGGCCATGGTGAATCTTATCAAACACTTTGGTTGGGTCTGGGTAGGCGCTATTGCAGCTGATGACGATTATGGAAAATATGGAGTGAAAACTtttaaggaagaaatggagactgCAAACCTCTGTGTTGCTTTCTCTGAAACCATTCCCAAAGTCTACTCCAATGAGAAAATGCAAAAAGCTGTTGATGCAGTAAAGAGTTCCACGGCCAGAGTCGTTGTGCTTTATACCTCTGACATTGACCTCAGCCCCTTTGTGCTGGAAATGATTCATCACAACATCACTGATAGGACATGGATAGCCAGCGAAGCCTGGATTACCTCAGCCCTCATTGCAAAGCCTGAGTACTTTCCATATTTTGGAGGAAGTATTGGATTTGCAGTCCCAAGAGCCGTTATACCAGGATTAAAAGAATTTCTTTATGATATACACCCTAGCAAGGATCCAAATGATATCTTGACCATTGAATTCTGGCAAACTGCTTTTAACTGTACCTGGCCCAACAGCAGTGTGCCTTACAATGTGGACCACAGAGTGAACATGACTGGCAAAGAAGACAGACTGTATGACATGTCTGATCAGCTCTGCactggagaggagaggctggaagACCTGAAAAATACCTATCTGGATATATCTCAGCTCAGAACCACGAACAATGTCAAACAAGCTGTATATGCTATAGCTTATGCCTTGGATCGTCTCAGCAGATGTCAAGAAGGACGCGGGCCATATTCTCCAAATAATACTTGTGCATATATACCTACCTTTGAATTATGGCAG CTAATGTACTATATGAAGGAGATTTCATTTGAAATGCATGATGGAAAACGGATGGTTCTGGATGAAAATGGAGACGTGCTCAATGGACATTATGATATCCTAAATTGGCAATTAGATGATAATGGAGAAATTTCCTTTGTACCAGTTGGGAAATTCAACTTCAAAAGTACTACTAAGTTTGAGCTCATTATTCCAAATAATTCTTCAATATTTTGGAACACTGAGTCATCAAAG CTTCCCCACTCAGTCTGCACAGACGTGTGTCCTCCGGGGACCCGGAAGGGAGTTCGCCAGGGGCAGCCCATCTGCTGCTTTGATTGCATCCCATGTGCTGATGGATATGTGTCAGAGAAACCAG GTCAAAGGGAATGTGATCCATGTGGGGAAGATGACTGGTCCAATGCACAGAAGAACAAGTGTGTGCCAAAGGAGGTGGAGTTCCTCGCTTATGAGGAGGCCCTGGGGTTCACCCTTGTCATCCTCTCCATCTTTGGGGCACTTGTGGTCTTGGCCATCATCGTGGTGTATGTGATCCACAGGCACACTCCGTTGGTGAAGGCCAATGACCGGGAGCTGAGCTTCCTCATTCAGATGTCTCTGGTCATCACCCTGCTCTCATCCATGCTCTTCATAGGCAAGCCACTCAACTGGTCCTGCATGGCCCGCCAGACCActctggcactgggcttttgcCTTTGTCTCTCTTCCATTCTTGGAAAGACTATTTCACTCTTTTTTGCCTACAGGATTTCCGTATCCAAAACTCGGCTTACATCCATGCACCCCATTATTCGAAAACTCATTGTGCTGACCTGTGTTTTAGGGGAGATTGGTGTGTGCTCAGCTTACTTGGTGTTGGAGCCTCCCAGAGTGTACAAGAACATTGAACCTCAAAATGTAAAGATCATCTTTGAGTGCAATGAAGGTTCTATAGAGTTTCTGTGCTCCATATTTGGGTTTGATGTCCTTCTGGCCTTACTGTGTTTTCTTACCACCTTTGTGGCTCGCCAGCTGCCAGATAACTATTATGAAGGGAAATGCATCACTTTCGGGATGCTGGTCTTTTTCATTGTCTGGATCTCTTTTGTCCCTGCTTACCTGAGCACCAAAGGCAAATTCAAAGTGGCAGTGGAAATATTTGCCATTTTGGCATCCAGCTATGGCTTGTTAGGATGCATATTTCTTCCTAAGTGCTTCATTATTTTGCTGAGGCCAAAGAGGAACACTGAGGAAACTGTGGGTGGGAGAATTCCCACTGTAGACAGGAGCATCCAGCTGACCTCAGCTTCTGTGAGCAGCGAGCTTAACAACACCGCAGTGTCGACTGTGCTGGATGATTAG